The following proteins are co-located in the Dyadobacter chenwenxiniae genome:
- a CDS encoding TonB-dependent receptor, which produces MNRIVFVFLLLIAALTAHAQTSECACFVKGVVKDQHTGQPIIGATVLIVGQNSGVFTDEYGRYELRNLCPGAYTLECRIIGYNPFREKLDLTAGHEENFNLLEQEVHLKDVEITAHRTDAPSSQPLSTISGSDLDRTRGQNLAESLKGFTGVTSLQTGSSISKPVIHGLHSNRILIMNNGVRQEGQQWGSEHAPEIDPFIATRLSVVKGAAGVRYGSDAIGGVILVEPEELPFDKSLSGEVNAVGFTNGRQGVLSGTLQGGIKGFKGFGWRAQGTMKRGGNIRTPDYFLDNTGISEKNFSLAAGYRNKGLGIDVFYSRFDTKIGIFSGSHIGSVTDLLSVIENGEPFVKSGFSYNIARPNQNVSHELIKAETHYHFQNGNRFQWTIARQLNDRNEFDLHRPRNDSIAALNHPELTFKLTTLTNDVIWDHKPIAGKLAGQLGISTLYQYNLMDGRPLIPNFNQFNMGLFWMERYVKSGWELEAGMRYDYRTLTSFRIVNREKVSQDFKFSNFSGTLGATRNFSEKFSARLNFGTAWRAPNVSELFSDGVHHGAAAFEKGDATLQPEKALNTIASLKYASPKFTAELGGYYNIISDFIYLKPQPEPILTVRGAFPYFKYTQTDATFKGIDLSASWEFARYTTVTSKLSYLRVYDTRNDNYLVMIPSNRIDNQIKYELPEDAKWHKAYFSIGNLFVAQQKRVPPASDFLAPPSAYSLWNVQTGTTFDLSEKQQLEIGISVQNLFNVSYRDYLNRFRYYADDMGRNVSLRLKWKFGA; this is translated from the coding sequence ATGAACCGGATTGTTTTCGTTTTTCTCCTTTTAATTGCTGCTTTGACTGCACACGCCCAAACTTCGGAATGCGCTTGTTTTGTGAAGGGAGTTGTAAAGGATCAGCATACCGGACAACCCATTATAGGCGCGACTGTACTGATTGTAGGACAAAATAGCGGTGTTTTTACGGATGAATACGGCCGTTATGAATTGCGCAACCTTTGCCCAGGGGCCTATACACTGGAATGTAGGATCATTGGTTATAATCCTTTTCGAGAAAAGCTGGACTTGACGGCTGGCCACGAGGAAAACTTTAACCTGCTGGAACAGGAAGTGCATTTAAAAGATGTGGAAATTACCGCGCACCGGACCGATGCGCCAAGTTCACAGCCACTCTCAACCATTAGCGGCAGCGATCTGGATAGAACCCGCGGACAGAACCTGGCAGAAAGTTTAAAGGGGTTCACGGGGGTAACTTCGCTGCAAACCGGCTCGTCGATCTCAAAACCGGTCATTCACGGCCTGCACAGCAACAGAATTCTCATAATGAACAATGGTGTACGGCAGGAAGGCCAGCAATGGGGTTCCGAGCATGCACCGGAAATTGATCCTTTTATCGCCACCAGGTTGTCGGTCGTGAAAGGTGCTGCTGGCGTTCGTTATGGTTCAGATGCCATCGGGGGCGTTATTCTTGTTGAGCCCGAAGAGCTTCCATTTGATAAGTCATTGAGTGGCGAGGTGAATGCCGTTGGTTTTACGAATGGCAGGCAAGGCGTTTTGTCGGGTACATTGCAGGGCGGCATCAAGGGTTTCAAAGGTTTTGGATGGAGGGCGCAGGGAACCATGAAAAGAGGCGGGAACATCAGGACGCCTGACTATTTTCTGGACAACACAGGCATAAGCGAGAAAAACTTTTCACTTGCAGCGGGTTATCGGAATAAAGGATTGGGAATCGATGTTTTTTATAGCCGTTTTGATACTAAAATCGGCATATTTTCGGGTTCACACATCGGCAGTGTGACTGATCTGCTGAGCGTGATCGAGAATGGTGAGCCTTTCGTTAAATCCGGTTTTAGCTACAACATTGCCCGCCCTAACCAAAACGTAAGCCACGAGCTTATTAAAGCAGAAACACATTATCATTTCCAAAATGGCAACCGCTTTCAATGGACTATTGCGCGGCAATTGAATGACCGGAACGAATTTGACTTACATCGGCCCAGAAACGATTCCATAGCGGCCCTGAATCATCCCGAACTGACTTTTAAGCTCACTACATTGACCAATGATGTGATTTGGGACCATAAGCCGATCGCCGGAAAACTGGCAGGACAGCTTGGGATCAGCACTTTGTACCAATATAATTTGATGGACGGACGGCCGCTGATCCCGAACTTCAACCAGTTTAACATGGGGCTTTTCTGGATGGAGCGTTATGTCAAAAGTGGCTGGGAGCTGGAAGCAGGCATGCGCTACGACTATCGGACATTGACCTCGTTCAGGATTGTGAACCGGGAAAAAGTGTCTCAGGACTTCAAATTTTCCAACTTTTCAGGAACATTGGGTGCGACCAGAAATTTCTCAGAAAAATTTTCAGCAAGACTCAATTTCGGAACGGCCTGGCGCGCGCCTAATGTGAGCGAATTATTCAGCGATGGCGTGCATCACGGCGCGGCTGCTTTTGAAAAAGGTGACGCAACATTACAGCCCGAAAAGGCGCTGAATACCATTGCCAGCCTGAAATATGCCAGCCCGAAGTTTACAGCTGAGCTGGGCGGTTACTATAATATTATTTCAGATTTTATTTATTTAAAACCACAACCCGAACCCATCCTGACCGTCAGGGGAGCATTTCCGTATTTCAAATACACCCAGACGGATGCAACATTCAAAGGAATTGATCTTTCGGCAAGCTGGGAATTTGCCAGATACACGACTGTAACCAGCAAGCTGAGTTATCTCCGCGTGTATGACACCAGGAATGATAATTATCTGGTCATGATCCCTTCCAACCGGATCGACAATCAGATCAAATACGAATTACCAGAGGATGCAAAGTGGCATAAGGCTTATTTTTCTATCGGAAATCTGTTTGTAGCGCAGCAAAAGCGCGTGCCGCCAGCGAGTGATTTTCTGGCTCCTCCCAGTGCCTATTCGTTATGGAATGTGCAAACGGGAACAACATTCGATCTCTCCGAAAAACAGCAGCTGGAAATAGGCATTTCCGTGCAAAATCTTTTCAATGTTTCCTACCGCGACTACTTGAACCGGTTCCGTTATTACGCCGATGATATGGGTCGCAACGTTTCCTTGCGCCTTAAATGGAAGTTTGGTGCTTAA